From the genome of Paraburkholderia largidicola:
CGAATAACGTCGTCGATCCGGATCTCGATCATCTCGAGCTGCATCCGCGCATCAAGGCTGCGCTGGAGAAAGCCGACGCGACGCAGCTCGTCTATCCGGCCGATATCACGCCGGAATTGCATCGCGTGCTCTCGTTGATGTGTTTCCAACTCGCCTCGTTCGCTCACATCTTCCGCGCCGCCGGCGCCGAAATCAAGACTCGTGCGGAGGATGAGCAGGCGTATTGCCTGCACTGGCTGATCAAGCTCGTCTTGACACACGGCGAGGGCTGGGCAGAACAGGCCGAGCTCGAAATTGCCGCGATTCGTGCAAAGCTCAAGGAGTCGAAATGATGCCCCGCAATCCAATCTTGATTGGCCAGGCCGAGGAAGTCGACCTGTTGCAGCCGCAAGTCCGCGCGATGCTGAACAGCGAGGGCTTCTATATTGGCGGCGATACGAAGCAGGAACGGCTGATGGTCGCTCTGGTATCACAGGGCGGCCGCGTGTTCTGTATGAAGGTCGACAACGAACTCGAGCCTTCGCGCTTCCTCCCCACTCTCACCCTGCATGGACCATACGGTCCGCAACCGCCGGCGCCGACTGCGGATCTCGCCGCGCTGCTCGAAAAGGCCCTTGCCGCGCTCGACGGCCTGTTCGCGCAGCTCATCACCAAAGATCCCGATTTCCGTCCGTCGAAGAGTGAGTACTGGGCGGACATGGTCGCGCTCTCCGATGCGATCAAGCGCGCTCGAGGTGAATCGTGAGCACCCAGCGCGAACGTTTCGAGCAGATTTTGCGGCAGGTTGTCGCGCCGGATTACATCGAAGACGTGCTCAGCATTGAAGGCGACGGCTATGCGGAATACGGTACCGTCCTCGCATGGGATGTATTCCAAATGGCTGAAAAGTTATCCACAGAAAAAGTGGATAACCCTGTGGAAACGTCACCGCTGACGAGCGCAACGCGCGACGTACTTGCTGAGCGTGTCCGTCAAATGGAGATCGAATGGTGGACGCCTGAGCGCGACGATCTGCATACGTCCGGCGAACTCGCAGAAGCTGCAGCTGCATACGCGAGCGAAGCGGCGCGATCGTTTGGCGGCTTACCGGGCAGTTGGCCTTGGGCGCTGGAATGGTGGAAGCCGACAACGCCGCGTCGCAATCTCGTGAAGGCCGGCGCGTTAATCCTCGCTGAAATCGAGCGCCTCGACCGCGCCGTTAGCGCCACAGCCAGCGACAAGGAGGACCTGTGAACACGATCACTCTTGGCGCGCTGATCGGCGCCGTCTACATGCTCTTCGCGCTCGCTATCGGCATGTCGTTTGGTGCGATGCTGAAAGCTCGTCGGAAAACGACGGACGCAGTTCAGCCTGCGGCGTCGACGCCGAGCTCGTCATCTTCATCAGGCGCATCTGGATCGTCGCCCATCATGCGCATCAGATCTTTCAGGAACTCGACGGTCACGTCTTCGTGGTCCGGCGTTCCCTGCACGCAGTCTTCGGGATTACGCAGCCCGCGTGCCTTCCGGATCGTGCGAACGGTGTTTTCCATGGAGCGCGCAAGGCTCCACATTGGGTCGTTTGGGTCAAGGCTGATGTTTTCCATGCATCGGTTGTCGGCAACCGCATTGAAAATCTTGAGGCCTGAATGAGAGAGAACAGCAAAAATCTACTGCCATGCCCGTTTTGCGGCGGCGAGCCGGAACTGAAGCATATGGGTCGCCACTATGGCGCGAGCTGTGCTGATTGGAAGTGCCAAGGCATGCAAGGCGCACTGATGCATCTCGAGGCCGGGTCAGCCATCAGCGCATGGAATCGCCGCGCCGCTGAAGCTTACAGCGCAGAAAAAAGCCCCGCTCCCGAAGGAGGCGAGGCAGGCGGTACGGGCGTTTCGAGGGAACACAGGGCGCCCGCATCTTCGAGTGTAGGCGGTCGGATCCAGTTTGCCAATGTCGACGACAGTGCGATGGCGAAAGATACGGAGGCGGTGATTCAACTCGTCGCGACGAAGGTCGGCGGACTCTTCGCGTGCATCGCACGCGGCATGGAGATCTCCGCGACAGCACTCGATGAAGCGCGCGACGCGGTGAACAAGGCGGTCGAGATGAGCACCGCTATCGCTGCAAGCGCAGAGAAGGGAGAAGGCTAATGCTGGTTTCGATCAAACGCTTCAAACTTGATCGGCGCGCGACCGGAGAGTACCTGAATTGCGCTCTGCATCAATTCCGCTTGACGCGCCTCTGTATCGCCATGCGCAGCGGGCGTATACCAGCTCTTTTTAAGAGCCACGCGATCGAATTTATAACCGAGGTCTGCTGCCATCTCGGAAAGCAGGTTTATGAACAGATCCTCACGTCGCTCGGCGAAAGCGTTCTGGTCGGGAAGATCAGCCACGTTTGGTGTCGAAAGGTGGTCGTGATACTCGTGCCATGCATCGAGCACGGCCTGTTCGCCAGACGTCCTTTTATGCGCCCTGCCTTCAGGCTTCCCATAAAACGTAAGGTCGATCATGTTCAACGCGCGAACGTGATCGGGCGACAAACGAGCGCCGCGAGTTGCCATCAACATATGAAAAACCGCGCTCTTGCGATTTCTGAACTCTCTCGCGCGCTCAACCCATTTCTGCGCCTGCACGGCCAAAATCGGCCCCGCGAACGTAGCGAAAGCAATAACCCATTCCCCGTCGGTCATATCCGGTCTCCGTTTGTTGGAGGAATCGTAGCATGAGCGAGAACAGCAAAATCGAATGGACCGACCACACCTTCAACCCGTGGGAAGGCTGCCAGAAAGTCGGGCCCGGCTGCGATCATTGCTATGCCGAGGCACGCAATGCACGGTTCGCCGGCGGTGCCGCGATCAACTGG
Proteins encoded in this window:
- a CDS encoding Lar family restriction alleviation protein; the protein is MRENSKNLLPCPFCGGEPELKHMGRHYGASCADWKCQGMQGALMHLEAGSAISAWNRRAAEAYSAEKSPAPEGGEAGGTGVSREHRAPASSSVGGRIQFANVDDSAMAKDTEAVIQLVATKVGGLFACIARGMEISATALDEARDAVNKAVEMSTAIAASAEKGEG
- a CDS encoding DUF6680 family protein: MTDGEWVIAFATFAGPILAVQAQKWVERAREFRNRKSAVFHMLMATRGARLSPDHVRALNMIDLTFYGKPEGRAHKRTSGEQAVLDAWHEYHDHLSTPNVADLPDQNAFAERREDLFINLLSEMAADLGYKFDRVALKKSWYTPAAHGDTEARQAELMQSAIQVLSGRAPIKFEAFDRNQH